Proteins encoded by one window of Yersinia massiliensis:
- a CDS encoding DUF6246 family protein, which produces MTPMLDIGEMLLSDTECQQDYFFRPSLKNMTRIGAATEIVETYAVLNGSELNQVLTPAINANLPASLMPSKAIKQCTDHILAAAIRVIEACCDRPVTALVGEFKGWRNCIVYRPGKVSKEVVITMARELIEHGVIGKAKIRKLQKNEGKNEYSSEFNAMDYINSARIHFNMPRDEAEQLTMTEFQLLLKAKYPEDKGFTREEYDEIMDADDRLQARLIAEEEARLAKNGE; this is translated from the coding sequence ATGACCCCGATGCTTGATATTGGCGAGATGCTCCTGTCTGACACTGAGTGTCAGCAAGATTATTTCTTCCGCCCATCATTAAAGAACATGACAAGAATAGGCGCAGCGACTGAGATTGTCGAAACATACGCAGTGTTGAATGGTTCTGAATTGAATCAGGTTTTGACTCCGGCAATAAATGCCAACCTGCCAGCATCGTTAATGCCAAGCAAGGCCATAAAACAATGCACAGATCATATTCTTGCCGCCGCTATAAGGGTTATTGAGGCTTGTTGTGACAGACCAGTAACGGCGCTTGTGGGTGAATTTAAGGGATGGCGAAATTGCATTGTTTATCGGCCCGGTAAAGTTTCAAAAGAAGTCGTTATTACTATGGCTAGAGAATTAATTGAACATGGTGTTATCGGTAAAGCAAAAATAAGAAAGCTGCAAAAAAATGAAGGCAAGAACGAATACAGTTCCGAATTTAACGCAATGGATTACATCAATTCTGCAAGAATTCACTTCAACATGCCACGCGACGAAGCCGAGCAGTTAACGATGACCGAGTTCCAGTTATTGCTCAAGGCTAAATACCCAGAAGATAAAGGTTTCACCCGCGAAGAATACGATGAAATCATGGATGCAGATGATCGTCTGCAAGCGCGTTTAATTGCTGAAGAAGAGGCGAGGTTAGCGAAAAATGGCGAGTGA
- a CDS encoding tape measure protein, whose translation MASEQQLGNIVYQVEMEVGKLIAAQNKVNERLDQMQGGFDKTTASSGRLESGLNKVGIAIAGAFTISAAKKLIDIADNMNMLDARVKRLSSSVEEAKATMASLSTIASNTGSSLSSTQKLWETLTSSLKEAGATNGQVLLLTDTLQKIGTVGGSSTEEMSNALRQFGQSIAGGVVRAEEFNSVLENMPELARQIAAGLGVSLGDLRKMMLDGKLTAEQALNAIQNRAQSVNIEFDKMPVTVDRAKNSLDVAFKNMISDLNQSIGLTQTLAGLMMSVSNNLSYYNKNIGDSSRMPKLIELQKKYNDELAEGKQWYETDTVFQQRRGQAAFELKRVEGEIANIRAKSAKDAAIANQPIKVKSNAQSGDDKQDKLLKNSQRRIELTKLEGEARARLQAQYDAEDAGMAKDDPRTKDLENQYAQIYKNSQATKEGNKVSNDAANALKTQRESIAELSTGYEEGSLALAKFKAIQALGGKSSPQDTAAAEKNAEIQWKLEQEKQDKISAKEMQTSANIAKVRDEDLAQAKRQLDAKFIDEEAYQKRRLEIAGEYSKKIAEESANNAVTPQQQNAALVDPVQALANENAQKLALIQKFEEDKTLTEQQALTLRNAANTQYEQARLAAQWDIWRNQSEGNQYLASSLESLGQRSTNILTGLIMQTQSGKQAMLNLASTIAQDGIGALVDMGLQYVKNMIMGQAAATTALAATAAQATAAAAAWAPAAVSASIATMGGASSVGTTAYGTALAASKGLALAGARKNGGPVNADSMYQVGEGGKPELLKASNGKQYMIPGDNGKVISNKDMQGGSGGGTSLNQVMNITVNTTNGLDDATIKQLRQAWKTDTMLILKDQQRPRGLLSR comes from the coding sequence ATGGCGAGTGAACAACAACTAGGTAATATCGTTTATCAGGTAGAGATGGAAGTCGGTAAGCTAATTGCGGCTCAAAACAAGGTTAATGAGCGACTTGATCAGATGCAGGGCGGTTTTGATAAGACTACTGCATCATCAGGGAGATTGGAGTCAGGTCTTAATAAGGTGGGAATTGCTATCGCTGGGGCATTCACGATCAGCGCAGCAAAAAAGCTTATTGATATAGCTGACAATATGAACATGTTGGATGCTAGGGTTAAGAGACTAAGTTCAAGCGTTGAAGAAGCGAAGGCAACCATGGCCTCTCTTTCAACAATAGCGTCTAATACTGGCAGTAGTTTATCTAGCACTCAGAAGTTGTGGGAGACGCTTACATCTAGCCTGAAAGAAGCAGGGGCAACCAACGGGCAGGTTTTATTATTGACAGATACTTTGCAGAAAATAGGCACTGTTGGTGGCTCTTCAACAGAGGAAATGTCAAATGCTTTAAGACAATTCGGGCAATCCATCGCAGGAGGAGTTGTTAGGGCTGAAGAGTTTAACTCTGTACTTGAAAATATGCCTGAACTTGCGAGACAAATTGCAGCAGGGCTAGGAGTGTCACTAGGTGACCTTCGTAAAATGATGCTTGATGGAAAATTAACGGCTGAGCAGGCACTGAATGCAATCCAAAATCGAGCCCAGTCAGTAAATATTGAGTTTGATAAAATGCCGGTTACCGTAGATCGTGCAAAAAACAGCCTTGATGTTGCATTTAAAAATATGATTAGCGACCTAAACCAATCTATTGGATTAACCCAAACCCTTGCAGGCTTAATGATGTCTGTCTCTAATAATCTTAGTTATTACAATAAGAATATTGGCGACTCATCACGCATGCCAAAACTAATCGAATTACAAAAAAAATATAACGATGAATTAGCTGAAGGGAAGCAATGGTATGAAACGGATACTGTTTTCCAACAAAGGAGAGGGCAAGCTGCATTTGAACTTAAACGTGTAGAAGGTGAAATTGCTAATATCAGAGCTAAATCAGCCAAAGATGCAGCGATTGCTAATCAACCCATTAAGGTAAAATCAAATGCACAATCCGGCGATGATAAACAAGACAAGTTATTAAAGAACTCACAAAGAAGAATTGAGTTAACAAAATTGGAAGGCGAAGCGAGAGCTAGGCTTCAAGCTCAGTATGATGCTGAAGATGCAGGAATGGCAAAGGATGACCCCAGAACAAAAGATTTAGAGAATCAGTATGCTCAGATATATAAAAATTCTCAGGCCACAAAGGAAGGTAATAAAGTATCTAATGATGCTGCAAATGCATTAAAAACTCAGCGTGAATCAATCGCCGAACTAAGTACGGGATACGAGGAAGGGAGTTTAGCTCTAGCAAAGTTCAAAGCAATTCAGGCTCTTGGAGGAAAATCTAGCCCACAGGATACAGCGGCAGCAGAAAAAAACGCAGAGATTCAGTGGAAACTTGAGCAAGAAAAACAGGATAAAATATCAGCCAAGGAGATGCAAACGTCTGCAAATATTGCAAAGGTTCGAGATGAAGATCTTGCTCAGGCTAAGCGCCAACTTGACGCTAAATTTATCGATGAAGAAGCCTACCAGAAGCGCAGGTTAGAAATAGCGGGTGAGTATTCTAAAAAGATAGCTGAAGAGTCAGCAAATAATGCTGTAACCCCACAACAGCAAAACGCCGCATTAGTTGATCCTGTACAGGCGTTGGCTAATGAGAATGCTCAAAAGTTAGCACTGATTCAGAAATTTGAAGAGGATAAAACGTTAACCGAGCAGCAAGCGTTAACTCTCCGTAATGCCGCAAACACCCAGTACGAGCAAGCTAGGCTGGCAGCTCAATGGGATATCTGGAGGAATCAGAGTGAGGGAAACCAGTATCTGGCAAGCTCGCTCGAATCGTTAGGGCAGCGCTCAACCAATATTCTTACCGGCCTAATCATGCAGACACAATCTGGAAAGCAGGCAATGCTTAATCTTGCTTCAACAATTGCACAAGATGGTATTGGTGCTCTTGTTGATATGGGGCTTCAGTATGTCAAAAACATGATAATGGGACAGGCGGCGGCAACTACTGCTCTTGCTGCTACGGCCGCACAAGCAACCGCAGCGGCAGCGGCATGGGCTCCAGCGGCGGTTAGCGCCTCTATTGCGACAATGGGAGGAGCTTCTTCGGTCGGTACTACTGCTTATGGCACAGCGCTGGCAGCATCGAAGGGACTGGCCTTGGCCGGCGCTCGTAAGAACGGCGGTCCAGTAAATGCTGATTCAATGTACCAAGTCGGGGAGGGTGGGAAGCCAGAACTACTTAAAGCGTCCAACGGCAAGCAGTACATGATCCCCGGCGACAATGGAAAGGTCATCAGCAATAAGGATATGCAGGGTGGTAGTGGTGGGGGAACATCACTAAATCAAGTAATGAATATTACTGTGAACACTACTAACGGGCTGGATGATGCCACTATTAAACAGTTAAGGCAGGCATGGAAAACGGATACAATGCTTATTCTCAAAGACCAGCAGCGCCCACGAGGGTTGTTGAGCAGGTAG
- a CDS encoding phage tail protein has translation MPETFTWSPQKGFTASRAPNVAVVKLGDGYEQRQVKGINPLMDSYSLTFMGTDGQCNKPNVAKQAEAFIKARMAVEAFYWTPSDTGAQALYVCRSWSMKKTGPVFELSCTFDQVPR, from the coding sequence ATGCCAGAAACATTTACATGGAGCCCACAAAAAGGCTTCACGGCTTCCCGCGCGCCAAATGTAGCTGTCGTTAAACTTGGCGATGGCTACGAGCAGAGGCAGGTCAAAGGCATTAACCCATTGATGGATAGCTATTCTCTGACATTCATGGGAACTGACGGTCAATGCAATAAACCGAATGTAGCAAAGCAAGCAGAAGCATTCATTAAGGCGAGAATGGCCGTAGAGGCGTTCTACTGGACACCATCAGATACTGGTGCTCAAGCGCTTTATGTGTGCCGCTCGTGGTCAATGAAAAAGACCGGTCCAGTATTTGAATTGTCATGCACGTTTGATCAGGTGCCACGTTAA
- a CDS encoding phage minor tail protein L produces the protein MRDIPAELIIASVDAGVGAMIDLFEVDLQSFGGDVIRFHSGTNGYYGDVIWKGQQYSAYPIAVEGFEVKSEGTYSRPTMKVANITGLITGINSDFDDALGAVVTRRQVLVQNLDAVNFPGGNPDADTTMEAVSRYVIEEMVEETFETVTYNLATPVDCDNAIIPARTILADVCQWIYRGDGCGYSGPPVADDKDNPTTDPSKDKCSKHSSGCRYRHPKPEPLPIGCFPGSAKVS, from the coding sequence ATGAGAGACATACCAGCAGAACTCATTATCGCGAGCGTTGATGCTGGCGTTGGCGCAATGATTGACCTGTTCGAGGTTGATTTACAGTCATTCGGCGGTGATGTGATCCGCTTTCATTCCGGTACCAATGGTTATTACGGTGATGTTATCTGGAAAGGTCAGCAATACTCGGCCTATCCAATAGCGGTAGAAGGGTTTGAAGTTAAGTCAGAAGGGACTTACTCGCGGCCAACGATGAAGGTTGCCAACATCACCGGCTTAATTACTGGCATTAACAGCGATTTTGATGATGCATTGGGTGCAGTCGTTACTCGGCGGCAGGTTCTGGTTCAAAATCTCGATGCGGTTAATTTCCCCGGTGGCAATCCAGATGCGGATACCACGATGGAGGCTGTTTCACGCTATGTGATCGAGGAAATGGTTGAAGAAACTTTCGAGACAGTGACTTACAACCTTGCCACTCCAGTGGATTGCGATAACGCGATTATCCCAGCACGAACCATTCTGGCAGACGTTTGCCAGTGGATATATCGCGGTGATGGCTGTGGTTACTCTGGGCCGCCTGTTGCCGATGATAAAGACAACCCAACGACCGACCCATCAAAAGATAAGTGCTCAAAACACTCTTCAGGATGTCGATATCGCCACCCTAAACCAGAACCACTCCCAATAGGTTGCTTCCCCGGATCAGCTAAGGTGTCCTGA
- a CDS encoding C40 family peptidase, which produces MLENECLEFAASSDEEVCGLIVGNESLVRCRNIHQDPRRHFRISDDDWLETEAAGEITAVFHSHPEQKLVLSGADRSGQLATGIDWWLASGGKLRKFRPVEHLLGRTFKHGVMDCYTLFRDAYHLCGIDLPDFERTNGWWLRGEDLYLKNMAANGFHGVNMQDVQLGDVFIRRAFPESDPCHAMIYLGDNTILHHENTGRLSRREPLRPAYLRLTHSIWRHEQCSSLDFRGVFDDISAKSL; this is translated from the coding sequence ATGCTTGAGAATGAATGCCTTGAGTTCGCCGCCTCGTCTGATGAAGAGGTTTGTGGCCTGATAGTAGGCAATGAGTCGCTAGTCAGATGTCGAAATATTCACCAAGACCCAAGGCGGCACTTTCGAATAAGTGATGATGACTGGTTAGAAACAGAAGCGGCGGGAGAAATCACCGCCGTTTTTCATTCTCACCCAGAGCAAAAGCTTGTGTTATCTGGTGCAGACCGATCCGGACAGTTGGCAACCGGCATCGATTGGTGGCTTGCTAGCGGCGGAAAGCTTCGGAAATTTAGACCTGTAGAGCATCTGCTAGGTCGGACATTCAAGCATGGTGTTATGGACTGCTACACACTATTTCGTGACGCCTATCATTTGTGCGGCATTGATTTGCCTGATTTTGAACGCACTAACGGGTGGTGGCTGCGCGGCGAAGACCTTTACCTAAAAAACATGGCAGCCAATGGTTTTCATGGAGTAAATATGCAAGACGTCCAACTGGGTGATGTGTTTATTCGGCGAGCTTTTCCAGAGTCAGACCCTTGCCACGCCATGATTTACCTTGGTGATAACACCATTCTTCATCATGAAAATACCGGTCGCCTAAGTCGTCGCGAACCTTTGCGGCCTGCTTATTTGCGCCTTACTCATTCAATCTGGAGACACGAACAATGCTCATCTTTAGATTTTCGGGGAGTCTTCGACGACATTTCCGCCAAATCACTTTAA
- a CDS encoding tail assembly protein, with protein MLIFRFSGSLRRHFRQITLKVDTPSQGLRLLLAQCPEFKRDFYKSKIRMRVDGNDVSNDTLNFHMDRHLRDGATVLFVPVVEGAITAVAAAWIMVAVTVASVAYSLYMTSNMKTKTSAESAQSGTITNNSFTSAENKVGQGRPVPLLLGEMVVGSNVGSLGIDTSNNKDWNISIS; from the coding sequence ATGCTCATCTTTAGATTTTCGGGGAGTCTTCGACGACATTTCCGCCAAATCACTTTAAAGGTTGATACCCCTTCGCAGGGGTTACGCCTTCTTCTTGCCCAATGTCCTGAATTCAAACGTGACTTCTATAAATCAAAAATTCGAATGCGGGTTGACGGCAATGACGTTTCCAATGACACGCTTAATTTTCACATGGATCGGCACTTAAGGGACGGCGCGACAGTCTTGTTTGTCCCTGTTGTTGAGGGGGCAATAACTGCTGTGGCCGCAGCGTGGATCATGGTCGCCGTTACCGTGGCCTCAGTAGCCTATTCGCTCTATATGACCTCGAACATGAAAACTAAGACGTCGGCTGAGTCTGCACAAAGTGGCACGATAACGAATAACTCATTCACCAGCGCTGAGAACAAAGTTGGACAGGGGCGGCCTGTTCCATTGCTGTTGGGCGAAATGGTTGTTGGATCGAACGTGGGTTCGCTCGGCATTGATACCAGCAATAACAAAGATTGGAACATCTCTATTAGCTAA
- a CDS encoding host specificity protein J, which translates to MSSGGGGGSTPTLINDNLTSKQFYRVLDIISDGPIYGPVDQEHLSSFRLNKTPITNNAGVVSVPGVSVAWRPGSATQTPINGFSAVESTTIVKADVTQATPLVRTITDTNVTRVRLNIGVSSLVEQDAQGNQRNTSVTMVIETRVGNSSFQVVKTVTIGPNKISGEYLEAHLIDAPETKPFDIRVRRITADSTSDFLRNGTIWNSFTEMIDDNLSYPYTAVCGAVIDRDQYTDTPNRTYHLRGLIVDVPDNYDPITRTYTGLWLGGFKSAWTNNPAWIFRMLVKNTRYGLARRAGYIDVDDGSLYVLSQFCDQKVEDGFGGEEPRFTLNAYITEQKSARELLDDIAGMFRGIALWDGMRFSIMIDRPQDPVAAVTNASVVDGLFTYSAMKRSERYNAVVVSWTDPNNGWEQVKEYYSDDEMISSSGAYNETTIEAFGCTSRGQARRTARWLVESAKLEKDKVTFRMARDAIGFIPGDIVELMDNNRTAARLGGRIVSHSGVVINVDADVSALAGNGDTMSIMGANAKFTKYEIASVNGSAITLKVAPAWVRDGTTFAISTSEVSTRLFRIMGISEDENNSIYSISATLHNPNKQAIVDEGAVFDVPSDTLNGYRVPNIENLRVINTNSETVQVSASWETATTTRKLVFELLVYTLDGKVFAQYETDQFRYDFFGIPAGMYSLGVRGRNDNGMKGAETQVSLLIGVPPMPSSVRWTPGIFSADVVPVMNITATTDTTFEFWWTGEIPASSLANIENEAQFLGRSTQWTLNGLKADTTYYVYVRTRNAFGVSEFVEASGVASSDIPGMIDYIDDAIRGSEAFESITTKIDTNSDAIIENAIANDADIRRWRVDSGRGKAEILEVRTVIANDQESFAEYRQLVTAQFDEQEAAIQTKATTKFDHTGQGSAVYSVNAGFTYNGQDVSAGMSIAAEVSGGVAKSYILFSADTFAVYNTNNGGYELAFAATGSQTFLRAAFIQDGSITNAKIGEYIQSSNWNGSTIGWHVNKNGDAWFNNANIRGQLTMDTTTNGIRTIIDYRGQKTYHANGQIAVQVGYF; encoded by the coding sequence ATGAGTTCAGGCGGCGGTGGCGGAAGTACACCAACACTCATTAATGACAATCTCACGTCAAAGCAATTTTATCGCGTTCTCGACATCATTTCAGATGGCCCAATTTACGGCCCTGTAGACCAAGAGCATTTGTCATCATTCAGACTAAATAAAACACCAATCACTAATAATGCAGGTGTAGTTAGCGTTCCTGGAGTTAGCGTCGCCTGGCGGCCAGGATCAGCAACACAAACCCCAATAAATGGCTTCTCTGCTGTTGAGTCAACAACCATTGTTAAGGCAGACGTAACTCAGGCAACGCCGCTAGTGAGAACTATCACTGACACAAATGTTACCCGCGTAAGGCTTAATATCGGCGTCAGTTCATTGGTAGAGCAGGATGCTCAAGGAAACCAAAGGAACACTTCAGTGACAATGGTCATTGAAACCAGGGTTGGGAATAGTTCTTTTCAGGTCGTTAAAACAGTAACGATTGGCCCAAATAAAATTTCAGGGGAATACCTTGAAGCGCACTTGATTGATGCACCTGAAACAAAGCCATTTGATATTCGAGTTCGCCGCATTACTGCTGATAGTACAAGCGACTTTCTCAGAAATGGAACCATCTGGAATAGCTTTACTGAGATGATTGACGACAATCTCTCATATCCTTACACGGCTGTATGTGGCGCTGTAATTGACCGAGATCAGTACACTGACACACCTAACCGAACATACCATTTACGTGGACTAATAGTGGATGTACCCGATAATTACGACCCAATAACACGCACATATACCGGCCTCTGGCTGGGTGGTTTCAAATCAGCATGGACCAATAACCCTGCGTGGATATTCCGCATGCTGGTTAAAAATACGCGCTACGGACTGGCTCGTCGTGCGGGATATATCGATGTTGATGACGGTAGCCTGTACGTGTTATCTCAATTCTGTGACCAAAAAGTAGAAGATGGATTCGGTGGTGAAGAGCCTCGATTTACCTTGAATGCTTATATTACTGAGCAGAAAAGTGCGCGTGAATTACTTGATGATATCGCTGGCATGTTTCGAGGGATAGCGCTGTGGGATGGTATGCGATTCAGCATCATGATAGACCGACCACAAGATCCGGTTGCCGCTGTAACGAATGCCAGTGTCGTTGATGGGCTATTCACCTATAGCGCAATGAAGCGATCCGAGCGTTACAACGCTGTCGTTGTGTCATGGACTGACCCCAATAACGGTTGGGAGCAAGTGAAGGAATATTACTCTGATGATGAGATGATCAGCAGTAGTGGTGCCTACAACGAAACAACGATAGAGGCTTTTGGTTGTACATCTCGTGGACAGGCCCGCCGCACCGCTAGATGGTTAGTCGAAAGCGCCAAGCTTGAAAAAGACAAAGTAACGTTTCGCATGGCACGTGATGCAATTGGGTTTATCCCTGGCGACATTGTTGAGTTAATGGATAACAACAGAACAGCGGCCCGACTCGGTGGACGAATAGTTAGTCATAGCGGGGTGGTGATCAATGTTGACGCTGATGTGTCGGCGTTGGCTGGAAATGGCGACACTATGTCTATCATGGGCGCTAACGCTAAATTCACTAAATATGAAATTGCCTCGGTTAATGGTTCTGCTATCACGCTGAAAGTTGCGCCAGCATGGGTTAGAGATGGCACTACGTTTGCAATTTCAACCAGTGAAGTATCTACGCGCTTGTTCCGTATTATGGGGATATCTGAAGATGAAAATAACTCTATCTACAGCATATCCGCAACGCTGCATAACCCCAACAAGCAAGCCATTGTTGATGAAGGGGCTGTATTCGATGTCCCTTCCGATACATTGAATGGTTATCGCGTCCCAAATATCGAGAACCTTCGGGTGATCAACACGAACAGTGAGACTGTTCAAGTCAGCGCTTCGTGGGAAACAGCCACTACAACCAGAAAACTTGTGTTTGAGTTGCTGGTTTATACCTTAGATGGAAAGGTTTTCGCGCAGTACGAAACAGATCAGTTCCGCTATGACTTCTTTGGCATTCCGGCAGGGATGTATTCTCTTGGAGTTCGTGGGCGTAATGATAACGGCATGAAAGGGGCTGAAACGCAGGTTAGTTTGCTCATTGGTGTCCCACCAATGCCGTCATCAGTTCGATGGACGCCAGGCATATTCTCTGCTGATGTCGTGCCAGTAATGAACATTACAGCCACAACAGATACTACCTTTGAGTTTTGGTGGACTGGAGAAATACCAGCATCTAGCCTGGCAAACATTGAGAATGAAGCTCAGTTTTTAGGGCGATCAACTCAATGGACGTTGAACGGACTCAAGGCCGATACAACTTATTATGTTTACGTCAGGACTCGTAATGCGTTTGGTGTTTCTGAGTTTGTTGAGGCATCCGGTGTCGCATCCTCCGATATTCCCGGCATGATTGATTACATTGATGATGCAATCAGGGGATCAGAAGCATTTGAATCTATAACCACAAAAATAGATACAAACAGTGATGCAATAATTGAAAACGCAATAGCCAACGATGCTGATATTAGGAGGTGGAGGGTTGATTCTGGGCGAGGTAAAGCGGAGATACTTGAAGTTAGAACAGTTATTGCAAATGACCAGGAATCATTTGCCGAGTATCGACAATTGGTCACCGCGCAATTTGATGAACAAGAGGCAGCCATTCAAACAAAGGCAACAACAAAGTTTGACCATACTGGGCAGGGTTCGGCTGTTTATAGTGTCAATGCAGGTTTTACTTATAATGGGCAGGATGTATCAGCTGGCATGTCAATTGCTGCTGAAGTGTCAGGCGGAGTGGCAAAAAGTTATATTCTTTTTAGCGCAGATACATTTGCAGTTTATAACACCAATAACGGTGGTTATGAGTTAGCGTTTGCCGCTACAGGGTCACAAACATTCCTGAGGGCTGCGTTCATTCAAGATGGCTCTATAACCAATGCAAAAATAGGCGAATACATCCAGTCTAGTAATTGGAATGGCTCAACTATAGGTTGGCATGTGAATAAAAATGGAGATGCTTGGTTTAATAATGCAAATATAAGAGGGCAGTTAACAATGGACACAACCACAAATGGTATTCGTACAATAATAGATTATCGTGGTCAAAAAACATATCATGCTAATGGACAAATTGCCGTGCAAGTGGGTTATTTCTGA
- a CDS encoding DUF6453 family protein, translated as MAEPILYVSPSDGGKGVYMTSGTRLLRFLGNYDTLGTGNPPSVVLNGYTGGQLYLVPTSFGGVNTPAGAASAYAWYVTGYSMSGNRITFTTSDSNYGWATFSAFEIPTSPAFGTYGLFLQNSANFMAITDATALGFCTWRGQVTISSDWQVPAGIPNRNNAIVFANWNDPNVSLLYDSANKNIHCFAINSTGSTSNGSVVANVCVFTTGFFPAPPSAGTAGLAIFNTSGQCTYSSRYAPLILANTTQLSSTPNTWVNTGITRPMIPLPSLGGLPAGLEQSGGFIGWYLTAMRMSGSSITAGQGAYLNSVPMSDNRYGNSPLALPVLNTDTYF; from the coding sequence ATGGCAGAGCCGATTCTATATGTCTCCCCCAGTGATGGGGGGAAAGGTGTCTATATGACATCTGGAACACGGTTACTTAGATTTCTAGGAAACTACGACACATTGGGAACAGGCAACCCGCCATCCGTTGTTCTGAATGGTTATACAGGAGGGCAGTTATATTTAGTCCCGACATCTTTCGGGGGAGTAAATACCCCCGCAGGTGCCGCCTCGGCATATGCGTGGTATGTTACGGGTTACTCAATGTCGGGCAACCGTATAACCTTTACGACTTCAGATAGTAATTACGGATGGGCGACATTCTCAGCGTTTGAAATTCCGACATCCCCAGCGTTCGGGACATACGGGTTATTCCTGCAAAATTCGGCTAATTTCATGGCAATAACCGATGCTACGGCATTGGGTTTTTGCACATGGCGAGGGCAGGTCACTATATCGTCAGATTGGCAAGTACCAGCAGGGATACCAAACCGTAATAATGCTATCGTGTTTGCTAATTGGAACGATCCTAATGTGTCTTTACTATACGATAGTGCCAATAAAAATATTCATTGCTTTGCTATCAACTCGACAGGCTCGACGAGTAACGGCTCAGTGGTTGCTAACGTGTGTGTTTTCACCACGGGTTTTTTCCCTGCACCGCCCAGCGCCGGCACTGCGGGGTTAGCTATTTTTAATACATCAGGACAATGCACATATTCATCCCGCTATGCGCCGCTAATTCTGGCAAACACGACACAACTAAGTTCCACACCTAATACATGGGTAAATACTGGCATAACAAGACCTATGATCCCCCTTCCTAGTCTTGGAGGGCTACCAGCAGGACTAGAGCAAAGCGGAGGTTTTATAGGGTGGTATCTAACCGCTATGAGAATGTCAGGATCAAGCATAACAGCAGGACAGGGGGCTTATTTAAATAGCGTCCCAATGAGTGACAATAGATACGGTAATAGTCCGTTGGCTTTACCCGTTCTAAATACCGACACTTACTTTTAA
- a CDS encoding DNA-3-methyladenine glycosylase family protein: MFYSYGETEINHLKRRDKKMAAAIDRLGMLARPLSPDLFAALIRNIVDQQISVKAALTVNARLVALLGTVTPMTVAAASAEAIQGCGMTMRKAGYIKGAAEAALNGSLDLSAIAQLPDNDVIAQLSSLNGVGVWTAEMLLISSLCRPDVLSWGDLAIRRGMMNLYRHKTLPRERFERYRRRYAPYGTTASLYLWALSNETE; encoded by the coding sequence GTGTTCTACAGCTACGGTGAAACAGAAATTAATCATCTCAAGCGGCGCGATAAAAAGATGGCCGCCGCGATTGACCGTTTGGGTATGCTAGCCCGCCCGCTGTCCCCTGATTTATTTGCGGCATTGATCCGCAATATCGTTGACCAACAGATCTCGGTTAAAGCGGCGCTCACTGTCAATGCGCGTTTGGTGGCATTACTGGGAACCGTGACCCCGATGACAGTGGCAGCAGCATCCGCAGAAGCCATTCAAGGGTGTGGTATGACGATGAGGAAGGCCGGATACATTAAGGGCGCAGCGGAAGCGGCACTGAATGGGTCGCTGGATTTATCCGCCATTGCGCAGTTACCCGATAATGACGTGATTGCCCAGTTATCGAGCCTCAATGGCGTGGGTGTTTGGACCGCAGAAATGCTATTGATATCCTCGCTTTGCCGCCCAGACGTGCTCAGTTGGGGCGACCTAGCTATCCGCCGTGGCATGATGAACTTATATCGCCATAAAACGCTGCCACGGGAACGTTTCGAAAGATACCGCCGCCGCTATGCGCCCTATGGCACAACCGCATCGCTCTATTTATGGGCGTTATCAAACGAAACCGAATAA